The Canis aureus isolate CA01 chromosome 9, VMU_Caureus_v.1.0, whole genome shotgun sequence genome has a segment encoding these proteins:
- the DCAF11 gene encoding DDB1- and CUL4-associated factor 11 isoform X2, whose protein sequence is MKMWIWPRGQVRLVQGGGAANLQLIQALSDSEEEHDSAWDGRLGDRYNPPVDATPDTRELECNEIKTQVELATGRLGLRRAAQEHTFPQMLHQRERGLCHRGSFSLGERSRMMSHFLPNDLGFTDTYSQKAFCGIYSKDGQIFMSACQDQTIRLYDCRYGRFHKFKSIKARDVGWSVLDVAFTPDGNHFLYSSWSDYIHICNIYGEGDTHTALDLRPDERRFAVFSIAVSSDGREVLGGANDGCLYVFDREQNRRTLQIESHEDDVNAVAFADISSQILFSGGDDAICKVWDRRTMREDDPKPVGALAGHQDGITFIDSKGDARYLISNSKDQTIKLWDIRRFSSREGMEASRQAATQQNWDYRWQQVPKKAWRKLKLPGDSSLMTYRGHGVLHTLIRCRFSPIHSTGQQFIYSGCSTGKVVVYDLLSGRIVKKLTNHKACVRDVSWHPFEEKIVSSSWDGNLRLWQYRQAEYFQDDMPESEEPPSAPAPVSHPSTAFSSPQ, encoded by the exons atgaagaTGTGGATCTGGCCCAG AGGCCAAGTGAGGTTGGTGCAGGGAGGAGGTGCAGCAAATTTACAACTCATCCAGGCCCTCTCGGACTCAGAGGAAGAGCATGACAGTGCTTGGGATGGTCGTCTTGGGGACCGATACAACCCACCTG TGGATGCAACCCCTGACACCCGGGAGCTGGAATGCAATGAGATCAAGACGCAAGTGGAATTGGCCACAGGGCGGCTGGGGCTTAGGCGGGCAGCACAGGAGCACACCTTTCCTCAGATGCTGCACCAG AGAGAACGGGGCCTCTGCCACCGGGGAAGCTTCTCCCTTGGAGAACGGTCTCGAATGATGTCTCA CTTCTTGCCCAATGATCTGGGCTTCACTGATACCTACTCTCAGAAGGCTTTCTGTGGCATCTACAGCAAAGATGGTCAGATCTTCATGTCTGCTTGCCAAG ACCAGACGATCCGACTATATGACTGCCGGTATGGCCGCTTTCATAAATTCAAGAGCATCAAGGCCCGGGATGTAGGCTGGAGCGTCCTAGATGTGGCCTTCACCCCTGATGGGAATCACTTCCTATACTCAAGCTGGTCTGATTACA TTCATATCTGCAACATCTACGgggagggagacacacacacTGCCCTGGATCTAAG GCCAGATGAGCGTCGCTTTGCTGTCTTTTCCATTGCTGTCTCCTCCGATGGACGGGAAGTGCTAGGAGG GGCAAATGACGGCTGCCTATATGTCTTTGATCGAGAACAGAACCGGCGCACCCTTCAG ATTGAGTCCCACGAGGATGATGTGAATGCAGTGGCCTTTGCTGACATAAGCTCTCAGATCCTGTTTTCTGGGGGTGACGATGCCATCTGCAAAGTGTGGGATCGACGCACCATGCGGGAGGACGACCCCAAACCTGTGGGCGCACTGGCTGGGCACCAGGATGGCATCACCTTCATTGACAGTAAG GGTGATGCCCGCTATCTCATCTCCAACTCCAAAGACCAGACCATCAAGCTCTGGGATATCCGACGCTTTTCTAGTCGGGAAGGAATGGAGGCCTCACGGCAGGCTGCCACACAGCAAAACTGGGACTACCGCTGGCAGCAGGTGCCCAAAAAAG CCTGGCGGAAACTGAAGCTCCCAGGGGACAGCTCCTTGATGACCTACCGGGGCCATGGGGTGCTGCACACCCTCATCCGCTGCCGATTCTCCCCCATCCATAGTACGGGCCAGCAGTTTATCTACAGCGGCTGCTCTACTGGCAAAGTTGTTG TGTATGACCTCCTCAGCGGCCGCATCGTGAAGAAGCTGACCAACCACAAGGCCTGTGTGCGTGACGTCAGTTGGCATCCGTTTGAGGAAAAGATTGTCAGCAGTTCG TGGGACGGGAACCTGCGTCTGTGGCAGTACCGCCAGGCTGAGTACTTCCAGGACGACATGCCAGAATCTGAGGAACCCCCCAGTGCCCCTGCCCCGGTGTCCCACCCCTCTACAGCCTTTTCCTCCCCCCAGTAA
- the FITM1 gene encoding fat storage-inducing transmembrane protein 1 yields the protein MERGPAVGAGLGAGARIRALLGCLVKVLLWVASALLYFGSEQAARLLGSPCLRRLYHAWLAAVVIFGPLLQFHVNPRTIFASHGNFFNIKFVNSAWGWTCTFLGGFVLLVVFLATRRVAVTARHLSRLVVGAAVWRGAGRAFLLIEDLTGSCFEPLPQGLLLHELPDRRSCLAAGHQWRGYTVSSHTFLLTFCCLLMAEEAAVFAKYLAHGLPAGAPLRLVFLLNVLLLGLWNFLLLCTVIYFHQYTHKVVGAAVGTFAWYLTYGSWYHQSWSPGSPGHGLFPRPHSSRKHN from the exons aTGGAGCGGGGGCCGGcagtgggggcagggctgggggccggggcccGAATCCGGGCATTGCTGGGCTGCCTGGTCAAGGTGCTGCTCTGGGTGGCCTCTGCCTTGCTGTACTTTGGAAGTGAACAGGCCGCCCGCCTCCTGGGCAGCCCCTGCTTACGGCGCCTCTACCATGCCTGGTTGGCAGCAGTGGTCATCTTTGGGCCCCTTCTGCAGTTCCATGTCAACCCTCGGACTATCTTCGCCAGCCATGGCAACTTCTTCAACAT AAAGTTTGTGAATTCAGCATGGGGCTGGACATGTACCTTCCTGGGGGGCTTCGTGTTGCTGGTGGTGTTCCTGGCTACTCGGCGTGTGGCAGTGACTGCCCGGCACCTGAGCCGGCTGGTGGTGGGGGCAGCGGTGTGGCGGGGGGCCGGCCGGGCCTTCCTGCTCATCGAGGACCTGACCGGCTCCTGCTTCGAgcctctgccccagggcctgCTGCTCCACGAGCTTCCAGACCGCCGCAGCTGCCTGGCGGCTGGCCACCAGTGGCGGGGCTACACGGTCTCCTCCCACACCTTCCTGCTCACCTTCTGCTGCCTGCTCATGGCCGAGGAAGCCGCAGTGTTCGCCAAGTATCTGGCCCATGGGCTGCCAGCCGGGGCCCCCCTTCGCCTTGTCTTCCTGCTCAACGTGCTGCTGCTGGGCCTCTGGAACTTCTTGCTGCTCTGTACCGTCATCTACTTCCACCAGTACACTCACAAGGTGGTGGGTGCCGCGGTTGGCACCTTTGCCTGGTACCTCACCTATGGCAGCTGGTATCATCAGTCCTGGTCTCCAGGGAGCCCGGGCCACGGGCTCTTCCCTCGGCCCCACTCCAGCCGCAAGCATAACTGA
- the DCAF11 gene encoding DDB1- and CUL4-associated factor 11 isoform X1, producing MGSRNSSSAGTGSGDPSEGLPRRGASLRRSEEEEEEDEDVDLAQVLAYLLRRGQVRLVQGGGAANLQLIQALSDSEEEHDSAWDGRLGDRYNPPVDATPDTRELECNEIKTQVELATGRLGLRRAAQEHTFPQMLHQRERGLCHRGSFSLGERSRMMSHFLPNDLGFTDTYSQKAFCGIYSKDGQIFMSACQDQTIRLYDCRYGRFHKFKSIKARDVGWSVLDVAFTPDGNHFLYSSWSDYIHICNIYGEGDTHTALDLRPDERRFAVFSIAVSSDGREVLGGANDGCLYVFDREQNRRTLQIESHEDDVNAVAFADISSQILFSGGDDAICKVWDRRTMREDDPKPVGALAGHQDGITFIDSKGDARYLISNSKDQTIKLWDIRRFSSREGMEASRQAATQQNWDYRWQQVPKKAWRKLKLPGDSSLMTYRGHGVLHTLIRCRFSPIHSTGQQFIYSGCSTGKVVVYDLLSGRIVKKLTNHKACVRDVSWHPFEEKIVSSSWDGNLRLWQYRQAEYFQDDMPESEEPPSAPAPVSHPSTAFSSPQ from the exons ATGGGATCACGGAATAGCAGCAGTGCAGGAACTGGGTCCGGAGACCCCTCCGAGGGCTTGCCCCGAAGAGGTGCTAGCCTGCGTCGGAgcgaggaagaggaagaggaggatgaagaTGTGGATCTGGCCCAGGTACTGGCCTATCTCCTCCGCAG AGGCCAAGTGAGGTTGGTGCAGGGAGGAGGTGCAGCAAATTTACAACTCATCCAGGCCCTCTCGGACTCAGAGGAAGAGCATGACAGTGCTTGGGATGGTCGTCTTGGGGACCGATACAACCCACCTG TGGATGCAACCCCTGACACCCGGGAGCTGGAATGCAATGAGATCAAGACGCAAGTGGAATTGGCCACAGGGCGGCTGGGGCTTAGGCGGGCAGCACAGGAGCACACCTTTCCTCAGATGCTGCACCAG AGAGAACGGGGCCTCTGCCACCGGGGAAGCTTCTCCCTTGGAGAACGGTCTCGAATGATGTCTCA CTTCTTGCCCAATGATCTGGGCTTCACTGATACCTACTCTCAGAAGGCTTTCTGTGGCATCTACAGCAAAGATGGTCAGATCTTCATGTCTGCTTGCCAAG ACCAGACGATCCGACTATATGACTGCCGGTATGGCCGCTTTCATAAATTCAAGAGCATCAAGGCCCGGGATGTAGGCTGGAGCGTCCTAGATGTGGCCTTCACCCCTGATGGGAATCACTTCCTATACTCAAGCTGGTCTGATTACA TTCATATCTGCAACATCTACGgggagggagacacacacacTGCCCTGGATCTAAG GCCAGATGAGCGTCGCTTTGCTGTCTTTTCCATTGCTGTCTCCTCCGATGGACGGGAAGTGCTAGGAGG GGCAAATGACGGCTGCCTATATGTCTTTGATCGAGAACAGAACCGGCGCACCCTTCAG ATTGAGTCCCACGAGGATGATGTGAATGCAGTGGCCTTTGCTGACATAAGCTCTCAGATCCTGTTTTCTGGGGGTGACGATGCCATCTGCAAAGTGTGGGATCGACGCACCATGCGGGAGGACGACCCCAAACCTGTGGGCGCACTGGCTGGGCACCAGGATGGCATCACCTTCATTGACAGTAAG GGTGATGCCCGCTATCTCATCTCCAACTCCAAAGACCAGACCATCAAGCTCTGGGATATCCGACGCTTTTCTAGTCGGGAAGGAATGGAGGCCTCACGGCAGGCTGCCACACAGCAAAACTGGGACTACCGCTGGCAGCAGGTGCCCAAAAAAG CCTGGCGGAAACTGAAGCTCCCAGGGGACAGCTCCTTGATGACCTACCGGGGCCATGGGGTGCTGCACACCCTCATCCGCTGCCGATTCTCCCCCATCCATAGTACGGGCCAGCAGTTTATCTACAGCGGCTGCTCTACTGGCAAAGTTGTTG TGTATGACCTCCTCAGCGGCCGCATCGTGAAGAAGCTGACCAACCACAAGGCCTGTGTGCGTGACGTCAGTTGGCATCCGTTTGAGGAAAAGATTGTCAGCAGTTCG TGGGACGGGAACCTGCGTCTGTGGCAGTACCGCCAGGCTGAGTACTTCCAGGACGACATGCCAGAATCTGAGGAACCCCCCAGTGCCCCTGCCCCGGTGTCCCACCCCTCTACAGCCTTTTCCTCCCCCCAGTAA
- the EMC9 gene encoding ER membrane protein complex subunit 9: MGEVEISARAYGKMCLHAARYPHASVNGLLLAPSPRSGECLCLTDCVPLFHSHLALSVMLEVALNQVDVWGAQAGLIVAGYYHANAALDDQSAGPLALKIAGRIAEFFPDAVLVMLDNQKLVPQPHVPPVIVLENHGLRWVPKDKNLVMWRDWEESRQMVGALLEGRAHQHLVDFDCHLDDIRQDWTNQQLNTQITQWVGPTNGNT; this comes from the exons ATGGGGGAGGTGGAGATCTCGGCCCGGGCCTACGGGAAGATGTGTCTGCACGCCGCGCGGTACCCGCACGCCTCCGTCAACGGGCTGTTGCTGGCGCCCTCGCCGCGGTCGGGAGAATGTCTGTGTCTCACCGACTGTGTGCCCCTGTTCCACAGCCACCTGGCCCTGTCCGTCATGCTGGAGGTCGCCCTCAACCAG GTGGATGTGTGGGGCGCGCAGGCCGGTCTGATAGTGGCTGGGTACTACCATGCCAATGCAGCTCTGGACGACCAGAG TGCTGGGCCCCTGGCCTTGAAAATTGCTGGGCGGATTGCAGAATTCTTCCCTGATGCAGTCCTTGTTATG TTGGACAATCAGAAACTGGTGCCTCAGCCTCATGTGCCCCCTGTCATTGTCCTGGAAAACCATGGTCTCCGCTGGGTCCCCAAGGACAAGAACTT AGTGATGTGGAGGGACTGGGAAGAGTCACGGCAGATGGTGGGAGCACTCCTGGAGGGCCGGGCCCACCAGCACCTTGTGGACTTTGACTGCCACCTTGATGACATCCGGCAGGACTGGACCAACCAGCAGCTGAACACCCAAATCACCCAATGGGTTGGTCCCACCAATGGAAATACCTga
- the PCK2 gene encoding phosphoenolpyruvate carboxykinase [GTP], mitochondrial, whose protein sequence is MAAVYRPGLRLSWPGLSPWGWSSWRSIQTLRVLSGDLGQLPAGVRDFVERSAHLCQPEGIHICDGSESENTATLTLLEKQGLIRKLPKYDNCWLARTDPKDVARVESKTVIVTPSQRDTVPLPADGARGQLGNWMSPAEFQQAVDERFPGCMQGRTMYVLPFSMGPVGSPLSRIGVQLTDSAYVVASMRIMTRLGMPVLRALGDGNFVKCLHSVGQPLTGQGEQGSQWPCNPEKTLIGHVPDQREIVSFGSGYGGNSLLGKKCFALRIASRLARDEGWLAEHMLILGITNPMGKKRYVAAAFPSACGKTNLAMMRPALPGWKVECVGDDIAWMRFDSDGRLRAINPENGFFGVAPGTSATTNPNAMATIQSNTLFTNVAETSDGGVYWEGIDQPLPPGVTVISWLGKPWKPGDKEPCAHPNSRFCAPARQCPIMDPAWEAPEGVPIDAIIFGGRRPQGVPLVYEAFNWRHGVFVGSAMRSESTAAAEHKGKIIMHDPFAMRPFFGYNFGRYLEHWLSMEERKGARLPRIFHVNWFRRDEAGRFLWPGFGENARVLDWICRRLEGEDSAQETPIGLVPKEGALDLSGLGAVDTTQLFSLPKDFWEQEVRDIRSYLTEQVNQDLPKEVLAELEALEGRVRRM, encoded by the exons ATGGCCGCTGTGTACCGCCCCGGCCTGCG GCTTAGCTGGCCTGGGCTGAGCCCCTGGGGCTGGTCATCCTGGCGCAGCATCCAGACCCTGCGGGTACTCAGTGGAGATCTGGGCCAGCTGCCTGCTGGGGTTCGAGACTTTGTGGAACGCAGTGCCCACCTGTGCCAACCAGAGGGCATCCACATCTGTGATGGCTCTGAGAGTGAGAACACTGCCACGCTGACCCTGCTGGAAAAGCAGGGACTTATCCGAAAGCTCCCCAAGTATGACAACTG CTGGCTGGCCCGCACAGACCCCAAGGATGTGGCACGAGTAGAGAGCAAGACGGTGATTGTAACTCCTTCTCAACGGGACACAGTGCCCCTCCCCGCCGATGGGGCTCGTGGGCAACTAGGCAACTGGATGTCCCCAGCTGAGTTCCAGCAAGCTGTGGATGAGAGATTCCCGGGCTGCATGCAGG GCCGAACCATGTACGTGCTTCCATTCAGCATGGGTCCCGTGGGCTCCCCACTGTCCCGCATTGGGGTGCAGCTCACTGACTCAGCCTATGTGGTGGCAAGCATGCGTATTATGACCCGGCTGGGGATGCCCGTGCTTCGGGCCCTAGGAGATGGCAACTTTGTCAAGTGTCTGCACTCGGTGGGCCAGCCCCTGACTGGGCAAG gggagcaggggagccagTGGCCATGCAATCCAGAGAAAACCCTGATTGGCCATGTGCCTGACCAGCGAGAGATCGTCTCCTTCGGCAGCGGCTATGGTGGCAACTCCTTGCTGGGCAAGAAGTGCTTTGCCCTTCGCATCGCCTCTCGGCTGGCCCGGGATGAGGGCTGGCTGGCAGAGCACATGCTG ATCCTGGGTATCACGAACCCGATGGGGAAGAAGCGCTATGTGGCGGCAGCCTTCCCCAGTGCCTGTGGCAAGACTAACCTGGCCATGATGCGGCCAGCACTGCCGGGCTGGAAAGTGGAGTGTGTGGGGGATGACATTGCCTGGATGAGGTTTGACAGTGATG GTCGACTCCGGGCCATCAACCCTGAGAATGGCTTCTTCGGGGTGGCCCCTGGTACCTCTGCCACCACCAATCCCAATGCCATGGCCACAATCCAGAGTAACACTCTCTTCACCAATGTGGCTGAGACCAGCGATGGTGGAGTATACTGGGAGGGCATTGACCAGCCCCTTCCACCTGGTGTCACCGTGATCTCCTGGCTGGGCAAACCCTGGAAACCTG GAGACAAAGAGCCCTGTGCACATCCCAACTCTCGCTTTTGTGCCCCGGCTCGCCAGTGCCCCATTATGGACCCGGCCTGGGAAGCCCCTGAAGGTGTCCCCATCGATGCCATCATCTTTGGAGGCCGCAGACCCCAAG GAGTACCCCTAGTATATGAGGCCTTCAACTGGCGCCACGGGGTGTTTGTGGGCAGTGCCATGCGCTCGGAGTCCACTGCAGCGGCAGAACACAAAG ggaAGATCATCATGCACGACCCATTTGCCATGCGCCCCTTTTTTGGCTACAACTTTGGGCGCTACCTGGAACACTGGCTGAGCATGGAAGAGCGCAAGGGGGCCCGGCTTCCCCGCATCTTCCACGTCAACTGGTTCCGGCGGGACGAGGCAGGCCGCTTCCTGTGGCCAGGCTTCGGAGAGAATGCTCGGGTGCTAGACTGGATCTGCCGGCGACTAGAGGGAGAGGACAGTGCCCAAGAGACGCCCATCGGGCTGGTACCCAAGGAAGGCGCCTTGGATCTCAGTGGGCTGGGAGCTGTAGACACCACCCAGCTGTTCTCACTCCCCAAGGACTTCTGGGAACAGGAGGTTCGTGACATTCGGAGCTACCTGACAGAGCAGGTCAATCAGGATCTACCTAAAGAGGTGTTGGCTGAACTGGAGGCCCTGGAGGGACGTGTGCGCAGGATGTGA
- the PSME1 gene encoding proteasome activator complex subunit 1: MATLRVQPEAQAKVDVFREDLCTKTENLLGSYFPKKISELDAFLKEPALNEANLSNLKAPLDIPVPDPVKEKEKEERKKQQEKEEKDEKKKGEDEDKGPPCGPVNCNEKIVVLLQRLKPEIKDVIEQLNLVTTWLQLQIPRIEDGNNFGVAVQEKVFELMTALHTKLEGFHTQISKYFSERGDAVTKAAKQPHVGDYRQLVHELDEAEYRDIRLMVMEIRNAYAVLYDIILKNFEKLKKPRGETKGMIY; this comes from the exons ATGGCCACGCTCAGGGTCCAGCCTGAAGCCCAAGCCAAG GTGGACGTGTTCCGTGAAGACCTGTGTACCAAG ACAGAGAACCTGCTGGGGAGCTACTTCCCCAAGAAGATTTCTGAGTTGGAtgcatttttaaag GAGCCAGCTCTCAATGAAGCCAACCTGAGCAATCTGAAGGCCCCATTGGACATCCCAGTACCCGATCCAgtcaaggagaaagagaaagaggaacgAAAGAAACAGCAGGAG aaggaagaaaaagatgaaaagaagaaaggggaagatGAAGACAAAG GTCCTCCCTGTGGCCCAGTGAACTGCAATGAGAAGATTGTGGTCCTCCTTCAGCGTCTAAAGCCTGAGATCAAGGATGTCATTGAGCAACTCAACCTG gTCACCACCTGGTTGCAGCTACAGATACCTCGGATTGAAGATGGAAACAATTTTGGAGTGGCTGTCCAG GAGAAGGTGTTTGAGCTGATGACCGCTCTTCACACCAAGCTGGAAGGCTTCCACACTCAAATCTCCAA GTATTTCTCTGAGCGGGGTGATGCTGTGACCAAAGCAGCCAAGCAGCCCCATGTG GGTGACTATCGGCAGCTGGTGCACGAGCTGGATGAGGCAGAGTACCGGGACATCCGGCTGATGGTCATGGAGATCCGCAATGCTTAT GCTGTATTATATGACATCATCTTGAAGAACTTTGAGAAGCTCAAGAAGCCCAGGggagaaacaaaaggaatgaTCTATTGA